ctggggtGGAAACCTGGAGCCCCAGGGCGTCCTGGCGATGCTGCCCGTGCAGGCATGCGTGGCCTGGCTGCGGGAGCCACGGCCAGGCTCGTGGGGCCCTGGGCTGGGACCCCAGTCCCCATGTGTcccctgctgctggtggggatgtgcctgggggtgctgggggctgcctgggcagcATCCAGCAGCCCCATGTCCCCGCAGAGCCTGGGTTCAGCCCCAGGCCCTGGAAACCCAGCACTGTGGTAGGGTCTGGCACAGGAGGTGCTGACACCCATCGCCCTCAGGGCCTGAAGCCCAGCAGCTTCTACAAGGTGAAGGTTCCGGAGCTGAAGGAGATCATTGAGGGCTGCATCCGCATGGACAAGAATGAGAGGTGGGGGCCAGCAGGGGCCTGGGCAGcagagcccccccagcccccagcccagcgcTGAGCTGTGCTCCCCACAGGTACACCATCCAGGACCTGCTGGAGCACTCCTTCTTCCAGGAGGACACGGGGGTGCATGTGGAGCTGGCCGAGGAGGATGATGGCGTCAAGTCTGGGCTCAAGCTCTGGCTGCGCATGGACGACACGAAGAAGCTGCATGGCAAGTACAAGGACAACAATGCCATCGAATTCCTCTTCGAGCTCTACAAGGATGTGGCGGAGGAGGTGGCCCAGGAGATGGTGGgtgcagggatggagggacCCTGGGTGCTCCCTGCGCCCTGAGGTGACGAGCCCCCTCCCGTGCAGGTGGTTCTGGGCTTTGTCTGCGAGGCCGACTACAAGCTGGTGGCCAAGGCAGTGCGGGACCGCGTGGTCGCCATCAAGCGCAAGCGGGAGAAGCTGAAGCGTGCCCAGGACGTGCCGTCAcctgcagagccagagcaggCGTCGGGCGTCCTgcggctgctggaggagctcaAGTCCCCGCTGCCACCCGGCACACCTGCCCCGGCCACCCCAGGCTCCGGGGACTCCCtcttcagcagcaccttccccCCAGAGCCTGAGGAGCCGGAGGCTGACCAGCACCAGCACTTCGCCTACCAGCACACCAGCTACTCCTCGGCCACCTGTGCGTAggcttggggcgggggggtgtgtgtggtgtgtagCAGGGCAACCCAGGGCAGGAGGTCGGTGCGGGGAGTCCCTCTCTACCTCCAGCCATGCCATGCATCCAGCCCCAAAGCCATTTCCCAGGGGtgcaagctgggagggggctcTGGCCATGCTCATGAGTGCTCCTCCGCAGCTGACTGTGAGACGGATGGCTACCTAAGCTCCTCTGGCTTCCTGGACTCTCCAGACCTGGCCCATCACAGCTTCTCAGCAGGGGACCCTGCCAGCCcaccgcccccccgccccacacGCTGCTTCCCCACGGTGAGTGGGGCCCccctgaggggctgggggtcagGGCGGCCGTGGCGCCGGCTCACAATGTCCTCTCCCCACAGAGCATCGCGGTGCAGCTTCCCACGGAGCGCCTCCCCACTGCCAGCGGCTTCTCCTCTCCGGTGGACAggtggggctgcggggggccGGGCAGGGGCTGGACGGGGAGCGCGGCGGCTGGGAATGGCTGCGCTGATGCTCCGCTGCTGGGGCTTCCCGCAGCTATGCCTCAGATGTGGCGTCTGGCATGAGTGACGGCTACGAGGGGCTCTCGGCCAGCGAGCAGAGCGCCAAGCTGCCAGCCAAGCGGGCCTCGGGAAAGCTGCTGCGGCGCCGAGCCCGGTCCAGGCTGCGCATCACCAACGTGAGTGCTGCAGGTGCCGGGTGGGCGGGTGGGTGCTCCCCAAGCtgagcctgccctgctgcccacagatCTCCGACAAGAACGACCGGGTGGTGGAGTGCCAGCTGCAGACCTACAATAACAAGATGGTGACCTTCAAGTTCGACCTGGATGGGGACAACCCGGAGGAAATTGCGGCTGTCATGGTGAGCACAGGGCAGGGGTGAGGGCAGGGGCTTGCCCAGCCGTGCTGGGTGCTGACTGGCCCCTCTGTCCCCAGGTCCACAATGAGTTCATCCTCAAGTCGGAGCGGGATGGCTTTGTCCACCGCATCCGGGACATCATCCACCGCGTGGAGACCCTGCTCCGCAAGGATGGGCGCAGCACCGCCGAGCTGCCTGAGAGCCCCGAGGCTGAGCATGGCGCGGACAGCCCTGTGAGTGCCCAGCCCGGccctgccagcactggggaAACTGCCAACGCGGAGCGTGGCTTGGGGGTGCTGCCCAGCCCCGGGGAGCccggtggggagggggcgggggtgcagggtgctgcagccccTTGCAGGAGCGACCTGGAGCTGCAGGCACAGGGCCACTTGCCCGCTCCCGTGATGGGTTGTGGTgtccccctgcctggcagagctgctggctcctgtccCCGCATGTGGTGGGGCCCAGCAGGGGCTTGGCTCAGCCTGTCCAGTGTCTCTGCCGGGTGCTGGGCTCAGCCATATCCCCTTCAGCAGGTggacctgcagctgcaggagctgtcgcGCTCCATCTCCTCCTCGTCCTCACTCAGCGGTACGTCTCTGCCCCTGTGTGGACCCTTCCCGTCCACCCCCAGCACCCGTGCAGGCCCTGTCTGAGCCCGGGGGGTCCCGTGAGGCATGTCCTGCCTGGGCTGAGCACCAGCTATCACCCCTGTGCTGCAGACCTGGCCTGCGCCAGTCCCAGCCTCTTGGTCCAGTCCCCCATCCTGCCATCGCTGAGCAGCTCCCAGTTGGAGAATGACCTTGCCAGCCCCGTGGGGccaccggcagccccagcccacgAGCTGCAGCCGACACTGCCGGGCTCCTCCACAGGTACCAGCCCTGGCAGGGCCAGGCATGTCTGTCCCTCTGGGGCTGCCggctgcagcctgtgcagccACCATGCCTTGGCCAGCCCCTCGGCAGCACGAGGCTCAGAGCTGCCTGggcagggggtggagggggcTCGTGGGGGTCAGGGGCCACTCCTGACACTCCCCTCTCCGCAGGCTCTGTGCAGACATCGCCCCTCGCCTCGACGGCTCCTTCCTGGCTGACGGCATCGCCAGCATTCCCACAGACTCCCCCGAGCACCGCGGGGGTGGCTGCCCCACCAACCCTACCCCAAGCCCTCCTGTCCCCACTGCCACTCACCACATCCCCTGTCCCCAGTGGGCCCAGCAGCCCCCTGAGCCCCCCTGTGACCAGCACACCCTGGTCCCCCACTGCCCCCCTCCTGTCCCTGGCCAACGTCTTCTCCCTGGCAGTGATGAGCGTGGCCCACACGCTGCTGCCCGCTGCCTCCTCCATCGCCAGCTCAGGCGGGCACCTCTACCCCCCACTGTTGCCGCGGCCGCAGAGCCTCGTCCTGGGGCCCCCACGCTTCTTCTACCCTGACCCTGCCAGCATGGCCAAGCCAGCCCCGGCCTGTGGTGGGACCCTGGAGTCAGTGGGGGCTGATGTCCCCACTGCCGGGGGGCCAATGCCATTCCCTCATCTGGCACCAGCCCCGCCGTGTCCCGCAGGCAGCAAGGCTGTGGGGAGTCCCCTGCCATCGCTGAGCACATCCACGCCAGGGAGCCTGGAGGGCAGCACGGTGAGTacggggctggcaggggctcCCTGGAGCCGCTCGAAGTGGGGCTCGGCACCAGGGGGCCTGGGTTGTCACTGCGGATGCTGCCCTGGGATGGGACAGGGAGCCCCATGGTGTGGGGAGCCCCTGGGATGCAGGGAGGTCTGAGTAAATGGTGGGTCCCAGGGCATGGGAGCAGCAGCGGGGTGGGGCAGGAGATGTGGGGGTACCCAGGGTGGGGCGGCTGACAGTGCTCGAGTGCCTGCAGGTGCCGCCCAGCTCCCCCAGACCCAGCCACCCACTCATTATCTCGGAGTTGCCAGCCCCCAGCGCGCCCAAGGCCCGTCTCTCGCCCATCAATGAAGGTGAGGTGGGGAAGGGGTGAGGCTGCGCCGTGCGGCCGCGTCTGCGCTGGGGCACCGCGATGTCCCGACCAGCCCATGTGCCCCAAACCCCACCAACTGCCCCCTGTTCCCAGCAGAAGCCAAGCCCCAGATCCTGGGCCGGTTCCAGGTGACACCAACCAAGGACCTGGCTGTGACCTCCCTGGTGCCGGGCAGCCATGAGGGCGAGCAGCGTGGTGCAGAGCCGGCAGCGAGCGGCTCCCCTCCACCCGTGGCCCCAGAGACAGCGAGCAGCT
The DNA window shown above is from Phalacrocorax aristotelis chromosome 23, bGulAri2.1, whole genome shotgun sequence and carries:
- the WNK4 gene encoding serine/threonine-protein kinase WNK4 isoform X1, whose translation is MLAAEPAATGAMSQPEAERAGGGSAPEPEPGLPGRAPHRSRGRRPSGRDSRRASSRFNRRSSAELELLGYPAPGGERGGSLPSPPPPVAAGRREPEETESEEVETRAVATSPDGRFLKFDIEIGRGSFKTVYKGLDTETTVEVAWCELQTRKLSKTERQRFSEEVEMLKGLQHPNIVRFYDSWKSSVKGQICIVLVTELMTSGTLKTYLKRFKEMKLKVLQRWSRQILKGLHFLHTRSPPIIHRDLKCDNIFITGPTGSVKIGDLGLATLKRASFAKSVIGTPEFMAPEMYEEKYDEAVDVYAFGMCMLEMATSEYPYSECQNAAQIYRKVTSGLKPSSFYKVKVPELKEIIEGCIRMDKNERYTIQDLLEHSFFQEDTGVHVELAEEDDGVKSGLKLWLRMDDTKKLHGKYKDNNAIEFLFELYKDVAEEVAQEMVVLGFVCEADYKLVAKAVRDRVVAIKRKREKLKRAQDVPSPAEPEQASGVLRLLEELKSPLPPGTPAPATPGSGDSLFSSTFPPEPEEPEADQHQHFAYQHTSYSSATSDCETDGYLSSSGFLDSPDLAHHSFSAGDPASPPPPRPTRCFPTSIAVQLPTERLPTASGFSSPVDSYASDVASGMSDGYEGLSASEQSAKLPAKRASGKLLRRRARSRLRITNISDKNDRVVECQLQTYNNKMVTFKFDLDGDNPEEIAAVMVHNEFILKSERDGFVHRIRDIIHRVETLLRKDGRSTAELPESPEAEHGADSPQVDLQLQELSRSISSSSSLSDLACASPSLLVQSPILPSLSSSQLENDLASPVGPPAAPAHELQPTLPGSSTGSVQTSPLASTAPSWLTASPAFPQTPPSTAGVAAPPTLPQALLSPLPLTTSPVPSGPSSPLSPPVTSTPWSPTAPLLSLANVFSLAVMSVAHTLLPAASSIASSGGHLYPPLLPRPQSLVLGPPRFFYPDPASMAKPAPACGGTLESVGADVPTAGGPMPFPHLAPAPPCPAGSKAVGSPLPSLSTSTPGSLEGSTVPPSSPRPSHPLIISELPAPSAPKARLSPINEAEAKPQILGRFQVTPTKDLAVTSLVPGSHEGEQRGAEPAASGSPPPVAPETASSSSSDSESVLETAEQGPKAEEVLAEEGTVAPAESDREGPGEESAENVPQTVLSHVWLSHPRSLPYLSSDDTESEDEEIWEELQNLRQKHLAEVQLLQSAQKKEIEELYLRMGKQPPLGIVSPAAMLSSRQRRLSKGSFNPSRRNSLQRLELAQPPAGIMRRNSLSGSSTGSQEQRLSKGVTFADDFSWMLAGQE